CCTTCGCCGTGGCCACCTGGCTGCGCTACCTGCGCGGGGTCGACCTGCGCGGCGAGCCGATCGACGTGCAGGACGCCCGCGCCGGCGAACTGCGCGAGGCGGCCGAGCGCGGCGGTGACGACCCCCGCCCGCTGCTGGACCTGACCGACGTCTTCGGCGACCTGCGCGACGACGCCGACTGCGTCGCCGACCTGCGCCGGTTCCTGACCGCCCTCGACCGCGACGGCCTGCCCGCCGCGGTGACCGCCCTGTCGCGCTGATCCCGGGAGACCCATGAGCACCCCCGACCTGACCGGCACCACCACGCTGCTGCTCGACGCCGACGGCACCCTGTTCCCCTCCGAGGAACCGGCCTTCGACGCCTCGGCCCGCGTCACCAGGGAGTTCGCCGACCGGTTCGGGCTGACCGGCGACTTCTCGCCCGGGCACCTGCGCCGCACCACCACCGGCAAGAACTTCCGCACCACCGCCGGCGACCTGCTCGCCGCGGCCGGGGTGACCGCCGACCCGGACGAGCTGGAGCGGTGGGTGCGGCGGGAGCAGGACGAGGTCTCCGCGCACCTGGGCCGGGTCCTGCGACCGCGGCCCGACGTGCTGGCCGCCCTGTCGGAGCTGCGGCGGCACTACCGGCTGGCCGTGGTCAGCTCCAGCGCGCTGGCCCGCCTCGCCGCCTGCTTCACCGCCGCGGGCCTGGACGACCTGCTGCCCGCGGACGTGCGCTTCAGCGCCGAGGACAGCCTGCCGACCCCCACCAGCAAACCCGACCCCGCCGTCTACCTCCACGCCCTCGACCGGCTCGGCGTCGGCCCCGGGCAGGCCGTGGCGGTGGAGGACTCGGCCACCGGGGCGGGCTCGGCGGTGGCCGCGGGCATCACCACCGCCGGCATCGTGCAGTTCGTCCCCGACGACGAGCGCGCCGACCGCGTCCGGGCGCTCGACCGGGCGGGCGTCGCCCGGGTCGTGCGCTCCTGGGAGGAGCTGACCCGGCACCTGCTCGACGACAGCCTCGCGGTGCCGACGTGAACGGGCGGCGGCGCTCCCCGGCGGTTGCGTGGGCGAGCACCGACCTGCGGACGGCCCCGCTGCCCCGGGAGGGCGAGGGGCCGCGGCGGGGCGCGCCGGCACCGCGCGGGCGCCGGTCGCTGGCCGGCTACCTGCTCGTGCCGCGCCCCGGGGACGCGGTCAAGGGCCTGCTCGTGCCGGTCGCGTTCGGGCTGGGCGCGCTGGGGGTCGGGAGCCTCGACCGGGAGGCGGTGGTCCGGGCCGCCGTGGTGTGGGGAGCGCTGGAGCTGCTGGTGTACCCGGCGCGGTACCAGTGGAACGACGTGCGGGGGTTCGCCGCCGACCAGCGCCACCCCGGTGAGCGGGACCGGGGGCGCCTGCCCGGCCCGCTGAGCCGCGCCCGGCGCAACGTGGCGGCCAGCGTCGCCGCGGCCCTGGCGAGGCTCGCCGCCGTCGCGTGCCTGCCGCTGCTCCTGCCCGGACTCCACCTCGGCGGGGTGCTGGCCGCCACCACCGCGGCGGTGTTCGGCGTCGCCGCGGTCTACGAGGCCCTGCGGGCGCGCTGCACGGGCCGCACGGGGCACGTCCCGCCCGCCCCGGGGCCGGGCCTGGTCGCGCTGTGGGTCGTCGTCGGCGCGGGCTACGCCGTGCGCGGGACGGCGGGGCTGGCGATGGCCGTGGACCTCGGCGGCCACCCCGGTGCGGCCGTGGCCGCCGTCGTGGCGCTGTGGGCGTTCGGCATCGCGTTCGTGACCGGCAGGTGGGCGCTGGAAGCCACCGCCTTCGCGCGGGTCGACCGCGGCCGGCTGGTGTGGGCCGCGCGCGCCGACCAGGCCCGGGAGCACCTGCTGGGCCTGGTGCGCTGGCTGCCGTCGCCGCCCGCCGGGCAGGACCCCGCGGACTGGGCGGCCCTGCGGGGCCGCACCCCGCCGGCGGCACCGTGGAACCTGGCGCTGGTGGTGTCCGCCGCGGCCGCGGCCCTGACCGGGCGGCTGCTCACCGGTCCGGCGCCGGCCGCGCACGCCGTCGTGGCCGCGGTGGTCGGCGGCGTGGCGGCGCTGGGCGCGGTGCTCGTGCCGCGGGGGCGCGTGGCGGTGGTGCTCGCCGGTGCGGCGGTCCAGCTCGCGGTGCTGGTCGCGGCGGGTGCGCCGCGCCCCCCGGCGGCCGTGCTGCCCTGGGTCGCGGTCATGGCCGCCTACCTGGTGTTCAGCGCCGGGAGCCGGAGCACGGTCGGCGCGCCGACCCGGCTGGCCCGGTCCGCCGCGGCGGCCGCCCTCGCCCCCGTGGCCCGCGCCGTGGTCGGCCGGGCCACCTGGCAGGTCCTGCGCGGGGCGGAGCGCCGTGGACCCCGATGAGCTGCTGTCCGTCGCCCGCGAGGCCGCGCTGGAGGGGGCGCGGACGGCGATGTCGTGGTGGGGCGGCGAACTCCTCGTCGAGGAGAAGGCGGGTCCGGACGACCTGGTCAGCCAGGCCGACCGCGACACCGAGCGGGTCATCCGGTCGGTGCTGGCGCGGCACCGCCCCGACGACGGCGTGCTCGGCGAGGAGGACGGCGCCACCACCGGCACCGGCGGCGTCCGCTGGATCGTCGACCCCGTCGACGGGACGACGAGCTACCTCTACGGGCGGTCCGACTGGGCGGTCAGCGTCGCCGCGGCGGACGCGGCCGACGGCAGGCTGCTGGCCGGTGTGGTGGTCGAGCCGGTGACCGGCCGGGTCACCGAGGCCCGGGCCGGCGGCGGCACCTCGGCGGACGGGAGGCCGGTCCGGCGCCTCGCGCGGCGGGACCTCTCCCGCGCCCTGGTCGAGCTCAACCTCGGCCGCCCGCCGCAGCGGGTGCTGGCCGGTCGCGTGGTCGACGCCCTCGTGCCCCGCGTGCGCGACGTGCGCCGCGGTGGCAGCGCGGCCGCGGCGCTCGCCCGGGTGGCCACCGGTCGGGCGGACGCGGTGTGGGCGCCCGGCCTGCAGCCCTGGGACTGCGCCGCAGGCGTCCTGCTGGTCCAGGAAGCGGGCGGGACGACCGGCGACCTCGACGGCCCCGCGCCGGGCACCTGGCCGGCCAGCGGCGACGTGCTGGCCGCGGCGGGCCCGCTGTGGACCGCCCTGAGGGAGGTCCTGGCCCCGGTGTGGGCATCGGGGCCGGCCTGACACCGGCGATGCGGGGCGCACCGCGCGCCCGACCGACCCCGGAATTCGAGCACCCTCGTTCTGACCTGCGATGATGCCGCTCACCCAGGGGTGCGCGACGATCCTGTCGCACCGCCGCCGACGAGTCGACCGGGGCGGTAAAGATCCATTCGGCCCAATTCCAAACGCGATCCTGGTCACAATCCCTTCTCCTGCGACGGCCGCGATGTCTTCATGGCAGGGCTGCCGCGTGCCGGGGCCCGCGGCGTCCGCGCCCACCCGAACGAGATCAGGTTGCTTTGCGATGAGGATGATCCTGGACACCGACCCGGGCAACGGCGTCCCCGGTGCGGACGTCGACGACGGCCTGGCCATCGGGCTCGCCCTGAGGTCACCGGAGATCGAGCTGGAGGCCATCACGGTCGTGGCCGGGAACGTGGCCGTCGACCGGGGCGTGCGGGGCGCGCTGGAGGTCCTGGAGGCCGCCGGCGCGACGCACGTGCCGGTGCACCGGGGCGCCTCGCGACCGCTGGTGCAGGACCCGACCGCGTGGCGGGCGCGGCTCGACGGCCGCCGCGACGAGGAGTCCGCGCGCGAGCACTGGCGGCACCTGCCCGTCTCCCGCACGGCCCTCGCCGCCGACCCCACCCCCGCCGCCCGGGTGCTGGTGGACCGCGTGGACGAGCGGCCGGGTGAGATCACGGTGCTGGCGATCGGACCGCTGACCAACATCGCCACCGCCATGGCGATCGACCCGGAGTGGTCGCAGAAGATCAAGCAGCTCGTCGTCATGGCCGGCGCGTTCGACGTGCCCAACGTGCTCCACGAGCTGAACGCCGCCTACGACCCCGAGGCGACGCACGTCGTGCTCAACAGCGGTGCGCCGCTGCTCATCGTCCCGCTCGACGTCACCCTGCGCACCTTCATGCGCCTCGGGGACGTCGACCGGCTCGACGCCGCGGGCACGCCCCTGGCGACCTACCTGGGCCGCACCGCCCGCCCGTGGATCACCTGGCTGGCCGAGCGCTTCGGGGAGGACGGGTGCGCGCTGCACGACCCGCTCGCGCTCGCGGCGCTGCTCGACCCCGCCGTCATCGGCACCCGCACCGCCCGCGTCGACGTCGAGCTGAGGGGCAGGCTGACCCGCGGGCGCATGGTCTCCTGGGACGACGAGGTGCTGCGCGGCGACCTGGAGCTGCCCGACCTCAGCCCGGTGCTGATCGCGGACCGCGTCGACAACGACCTGTTCATGCCGCTGCTGCTCGACCGCCTCACCTCCTGACCCGCCCCACCTCCTGACCCGCCCCACCGCACTCGCGCAGACCCCGGTCCGCCGGATGGACGACCCATGCCGCTGCTCAACGCCCGCACCCTCGCCGACCACGCCGCGCGCGTGCCGGTGCCCACCTACGACCGCCGCCGCGTCCGCACCGGGATCGTGCACTTCGGCGTCGGCGGCTTCCACCGGGCCCACCAGGCCGTCTACCTGGACGAGCTGATGCGCCGCGGGCAGGCCCTCGACTGGGGGATCTGCGGCGTCGGCCTGCTGCCCGGGGACCGCGCGATGCGGGACGTGCTCGCCGCGCAGGACCACCTCTACACCGTGGTGGTCAAGCACGCCGACGGGACGCGCGAACCGCGCGTCATGGGATCGGTCGTGCGGTACCTCTACGCCCCCGACGACCCCGCGGCCGTGGTGGACCGGCTGGTGGACGAGGCGACCCGCGTCGTGTCGCTCACCATCACCGAGGGCGGGTACAACGTCGACCCCGCCACCGGGCGCTTCGACGCGGACAACCCCGCGATCCGGGCCGACCTGGCGCCGGGCGCGGTGCCGAGGTCGGTGTTCGGGCTGGTCGTCGAGGCACTGGTGCGCCGCCGGGAACGCGGCCTGCCGCCGTTCACGGTCGTGTCGTGCGACAACCTCGCCGGCAACGGGGACGTGGCCCGGGACTCCTTCACCGCCTTCGCCGCCCTGCGCGACCCCGGGCTCGGCGAGTGGGTGCGCCGGGAGGTCCGCTTCCCCAACTCGATGGTCGACCGCATCACCCCGGTGACCACGGACGCCGACCGCGCCGGCCTCGCGCGCGACCACGGCGTCGAGGACGGGTGGCCCGTGGTGTGCGAGCCGTTCGCCCAGTGGGTGCTGGAGGACTCCTTCACCGCCGGCAGGCCCCCGCTGGAGGAGGTGGGCGTCCAGCTCGTCGCCGACGTCGAGCCGTACGAGCTGATGAAGCTGCGGCTGCTCAACGCGGCCCACCAGGTGCTGTGCTACCTCGGCGCCCTGGTCGGGTACCGGTTCGTCCACGAGGTCTGCCGGGACCCGCTGTTCGCCGCGTTCCTGCTGCGCTACCTGGAGCGCGAGGCGACCCCGACGCTGCGACCGGTGCCCGGCGTGGACCTCGACCGCTACCGCCGCGGGCTGCTGGAGCGGTTCCGCAACCAGGAGGTGGCCGACACCCTCGCCCGGCTGTGCGCGGACACCTCCGACCGGGTACCGGAGTTCCTCCTGCCGGTCGTGCGGGACAACCTCGACGCCGGCGGGGAGGTCGACCTCGCCGCCGCCGTCGTGGCGGGCTGGGCCCGGTACGCCGAGGGCGTGGACGAGCGCGGCGAGCCGATCGAGGTGGTCGACCGGTTGCGCGAACCGCTCGCGGCCGCCGCCCGCCGGCGCGACGACCCGCTGGCGTTCCTCCGCCGGCGCGAGGTGTTCGGCGACCTCGTCGACGACCCGCGGTTCACCGCGCCCTACACCCGCGCCCTGGAGGCGTTGCGCACCAGGGGGGCACGGGCCCTGCTCGGGGAGCTGGTCGCCGCGCCGGCCTGCGCCTGACCGGCGCACCCGACCCGCCGCGCGCACCGCCGCACCGACTTCCGCGCGGTCGCCGTCGACGAACACCGCCGCGCCCGGCATTTCGCCGGCGTCGGCGCGGGATATGGCAACGCTCACCAGAGCTAAAGAAATCCGCTCCGGTTTTAGCAATCGACAATGCCTTCGACGGTCCGCCGGCCCGGTTGTGCGAAACTTTTTCGCGCCTTCTTGACCGGCCGTGTGCCATGAGCCACAGTCTGATGAACGTGGCAGGTGTCGCGGTAGCGATGTCACGCCCCCCGTGCGAACCCCGTGCCCAGGGGATCGCGAGTTTGGATTGTTAACGCTAACAACAGAGTCGACCACCCCGCCTCAAAGAAGAGGAGCACGCCCATGGCCGGATCAGGCCACCCGCCCACCGCCGTCCCACGACCCCGCGGGCGCCGCCTGGCCGGTGTCGTCGCCGTCGTCGCCGCGCTGCTCGGCGGGCTCGTGGTCGCGCTCGGCGCGGCACCCGCGTCGGCGGCGACCGTGGACACCACCGCGTGGTACGTCCTGGTCAACCGCAACAGCGGCAAGGCGCTGGACGTCTACAACCTGGCCACCAACGACGGCGCGCGGATCACCCAGTGGACCCGCA
This portion of the Saccharothrix syringae genome encodes:
- a CDS encoding HAD family hydrolase, producing MSTPDLTGTTTLLLDADGTLFPSEEPAFDASARVTREFADRFGLTGDFSPGHLRRTTTGKNFRTTAGDLLAAAGVTADPDELERWVRREQDEVSAHLGRVLRPRPDVLAALSELRRHYRLAVVSSSALARLAACFTAAGLDDLLPADVRFSAEDSLPTPTSKPDPAVYLHALDRLGVGPGQAVAVEDSATGAGSAVAAGITTAGIVQFVPDDERADRVRALDRAGVARVVRSWEELTRHLLDDSLAVPT
- a CDS encoding inositol monophosphatase family protein encodes the protein MDPDELLSVAREAALEGARTAMSWWGGELLVEEKAGPDDLVSQADRDTERVIRSVLARHRPDDGVLGEEDGATTGTGGVRWIVDPVDGTTSYLYGRSDWAVSVAAADAADGRLLAGVVVEPVTGRVTEARAGGGTSADGRPVRRLARRDLSRALVELNLGRPPQRVLAGRVVDALVPRVRDVRRGGSAAAALARVATGRADAVWAPGLQPWDCAAGVLLVQEAGGTTGDLDGPAPGTWPASGDVLAAAGPLWTALREVLAPVWASGPA
- a CDS encoding nucleoside hydrolase: MRMILDTDPGNGVPGADVDDGLAIGLALRSPEIELEAITVVAGNVAVDRGVRGALEVLEAAGATHVPVHRGASRPLVQDPTAWRARLDGRRDEESAREHWRHLPVSRTALAADPTPAARVLVDRVDERPGEITVLAIGPLTNIATAMAIDPEWSQKIKQLVVMAGAFDVPNVLHELNAAYDPEATHVVLNSGAPLLIVPLDVTLRTFMRLGDVDRLDAAGTPLATYLGRTARPWITWLAERFGEDGCALHDPLALAALLDPAVIGTRTARVDVELRGRLTRGRMVSWDDEVLRGDLELPDLSPVLIADRVDNDLFMPLLLDRLTS
- a CDS encoding mannitol dehydrogenase family protein; protein product: MPLLNARTLADHAARVPVPTYDRRRVRTGIVHFGVGGFHRAHQAVYLDELMRRGQALDWGICGVGLLPGDRAMRDVLAAQDHLYTVVVKHADGTREPRVMGSVVRYLYAPDDPAAVVDRLVDEATRVVSLTITEGGYNVDPATGRFDADNPAIRADLAPGAVPRSVFGLVVEALVRRRERGLPPFTVVSCDNLAGNGDVARDSFTAFAALRDPGLGEWVRREVRFPNSMVDRITPVTTDADRAGLARDHGVEDGWPVVCEPFAQWVLEDSFTAGRPPLEEVGVQLVADVEPYELMKLRLLNAAHQVLCYLGALVGYRFVHEVCRDPLFAAFLLRYLEREATPTLRPVPGVDLDRYRRGLLERFRNQEVADTLARLCADTSDRVPEFLLPVVRDNLDAGGEVDLAAAVVAGWARYAEGVDERGEPIEVVDRLREPLAAAARRRDDPLAFLRRREVFGDLVDDPRFTAPYTRALEALRTRGARALLGELVAAPACA